A part of Streptomyces sp. NBC_01235 genomic DNA contains:
- a CDS encoding acyl-ACP desaturase has product MTIASPHLGSPAVWTDAKLLHALEEVVETELNRHLKVTKDWMPHEYVPWSDGRNFPGFFEDGEAWDKEQSKVTEIGRIALVVNLLTEDNLPSYHHEIASLFGRDGAWGTWVHRWTAEEGRHGIVMRDYLLASRAVDPDKLEAFRMTHMSEGFESDNGHSMLHSVAYVAFQELATRVSHRNTGHQSGDPVCDRMLARIATDENLHMVFYRNLLKAAFELAPDLTMQAVRDVLVNFRMPGHGMPGFERFAAQMAIGEVYNLRIHHDDVIQPVLRFLKVMEVDGLGPEGQKAQEEIGLYMGGLDSEASKFDEKLAARKARMAARAAG; this is encoded by the coding sequence GTGACGATCGCCTCCCCTCACCTCGGCAGCCCCGCCGTCTGGACCGACGCCAAGCTGTTGCACGCGCTGGAGGAAGTGGTCGAGACCGAACTCAACCGGCACCTGAAGGTCACGAAGGACTGGATGCCCCACGAGTATGTGCCGTGGAGCGACGGCCGCAACTTCCCCGGCTTCTTCGAGGACGGCGAGGCCTGGGACAAGGAGCAGTCGAAGGTCACGGAGATCGGCCGGATCGCGCTGGTCGTGAACCTCCTGACCGAGGACAACCTGCCCAGCTACCACCACGAGATCGCCTCGCTCTTCGGTCGCGACGGCGCCTGGGGCACCTGGGTGCACCGGTGGACGGCCGAGGAGGGCCGCCACGGCATCGTGATGCGCGACTACCTGCTCGCCTCGCGCGCGGTGGACCCGGACAAGCTGGAAGCGTTCCGTATGACCCACATGAGCGAGGGCTTCGAGTCGGACAACGGGCACTCCATGCTGCACTCGGTCGCGTACGTCGCCTTCCAGGAGCTGGCCACCCGCGTCTCGCACCGCAACACCGGCCACCAGTCGGGCGACCCGGTCTGCGACCGCATGCTGGCGCGCATCGCGACCGACGAGAACCTGCACATGGTCTTCTACCGCAACCTGCTGAAGGCCGCCTTCGAGCTCGCCCCCGACCTCACCATGCAGGCCGTGCGCGACGTCCTCGTCAACTTCCGGATGCCCGGTCACGGCATGCCCGGCTTCGAGCGGTTCGCCGCGCAGATGGCGATCGGCGAGGTCTACAACCTGCGCATCCACCACGACGACGTCATCCAGCCCGTGCTGCGCTTCTTGAAGGTCATGGAGGTCGACGGTCTCGGCCCCGAGGGACAGAAGGCGCAGGAGGAGATCGGCCTGTACATGGGCGGCCTCGACTCGGAGGCGTCCAAGTTCGACGAGAAGCTGGCCGCACGCAAGGCCCGCATGGCGGCCCGCGCCGCGGGCTGA
- the ddaH gene encoding dimethylargininase, whose protein sequence is MPSKKALIRRPSPRLAEGLVTHVEREKVDVDLALEQWEAYAEALRAHGWETVEVDPADDCPDSVFVEDTVVMYKNVALIARSGAESRRDETIGVEEAVARLGCSVNWIWEPGTLDGGDVLKIGDTIYVGRGGRTNAAGVQQVRAAFEPLGARVVAVPVSKVLHLKSAVTALPDGTVIGHIPKVDRPSLFPRFLSVPEEAGSHVVLLGGPHVLMAASAPKTADLLADLGHEPVVVDISEFEKLEGCVTCLSVRLRELYA, encoded by the coding sequence GTGCCCAGCAAGAAGGCCCTCATCCGCCGCCCCAGCCCGCGCCTCGCCGAAGGTCTGGTGACGCACGTCGAGCGGGAGAAGGTCGACGTGGACCTCGCCCTGGAGCAGTGGGAGGCGTACGCCGAGGCGCTGCGGGCGCACGGCTGGGAGACCGTCGAGGTCGACCCGGCCGACGACTGTCCGGACTCCGTGTTCGTCGAGGACACGGTGGTGATGTACAAGAACGTCGCCCTGATCGCGCGCTCCGGCGCCGAGTCCCGGCGCGACGAGACCATCGGGGTCGAGGAGGCCGTGGCGCGCCTCGGCTGCTCGGTGAACTGGATCTGGGAGCCGGGCACACTGGACGGCGGTGACGTGCTCAAGATCGGCGACACGATCTACGTCGGCCGGGGCGGGCGGACCAACGCGGCCGGCGTCCAGCAGGTGCGGGCCGCCTTCGAACCGCTCGGGGCGCGGGTCGTGGCCGTGCCGGTGAGCAAGGTGCTGCACCTGAAGTCGGCGGTCACGGCTCTGCCCGACGGCACGGTGATCGGTCACATCCCCAAGGTGGACCGGCCGTCGCTGTTCCCGCGCTTCCTGTCGGTGCCCGAGGAGGCCGGTTCGCACGTGGTGCTCCTCGGCGGCCCGCACGTGCTCATGGCCGCCAGCGCGCCGAAGACGGCGGACCTGCTCGCCGATCTCGGTCACGAGCCCGTGGTCGTCGACATCAGCGAGTTCGAGAAACTCGAAGGCTGTGTGACTTGCCTCTCGGTACGACTGCGCGAGCTGTACGCCTGA